The following are encoded in a window of Mycobacterium sp. ELW1 genomic DNA:
- a CDS encoding response regulator, producing MITVLIVEDEPLIAEAHNAYLSRLQGFTVTGIANTARDAMRIASEAESPVDLVLLDLGLPDASGIALASALSGLRPAPDIIAITSERDLEMVRAAVAHGALAYLLKPFTFAAFRDRLERYRRYREALPAGTEAASQAEVDRALAELRSTDKSVAPKGAAPGTTDEIARAVRDRADGLTADEAAKLVGVSRVTAWRYLERLADDGTVTRLTEYGKTGRPSTRYQWR from the coding sequence ATGATCACCGTGCTGATCGTCGAGGACGAACCGCTCATCGCCGAAGCGCACAACGCGTATCTGTCTCGGCTGCAAGGCTTTACCGTCACCGGCATAGCCAACACCGCACGCGACGCGATGCGCATCGCCTCGGAAGCCGAGTCCCCCGTCGACCTTGTATTGCTCGATCTCGGCCTGCCCGACGCCAGCGGGATCGCCCTGGCCTCGGCGCTGTCCGGCCTGCGGCCCGCCCCCGACATCATCGCGATCACCTCCGAACGCGATCTGGAGATGGTGCGCGCCGCCGTCGCCCACGGTGCGCTGGCCTATCTGCTCAAACCGTTTACGTTCGCGGCGTTCCGTGACCGCCTCGAGCGCTACCGCCGCTATCGCGAGGCACTGCCGGCGGGCACCGAGGCGGCCAGCCAGGCCGAGGTGGACCGGGCGCTGGCCGAGCTTCGCAGCACCGACAAGTCGGTCGCCCCCAAGGGCGCCGCACCGGGGACCACCGATGAGATCGCCCGCGCGGTGCGCGACCGTGCCGACGGGCTGACCGCCGACGAGGCCGCGAAATTGGTTGGGGTATCCCGGGTGACGGCTTGGCGCTACCTGGAACGGCTGGCCGACGACGGCACCGTCACCCGCCTCACCGAATACGGCAAGACGGGTCGGCCCAGTACGCGCTACCAGTGGCGTTGA
- a CDS encoding sensor histidine kinase, whose translation MAVLPRSLAGQAFALQAAVIVLVVVAGSALALFDAKRHGDEAARQQVTAIAVALADSPSTAEAIESGNAARVLQPVTEAVRTSTDIAFITIMAPDRTRFTHTNPQQIGQKYIGTIEPALRGETYTEVYTGTLGPSVRTIAPVRNERGQVIGLVAAGITLESLSARWRSQWLMIVGVGAGALALSFVGIWAIRRRVLHQTHGLAPDELRVMYDHHDAILHSVSEGLIVLDRNGVALANDEARRLLALPAGPITRADLPEFLRGNDPGVRDEVRLTDDRVLVVNRSQVSASDSEVVTIRDRTELQGALGELSSLQGFTDSLRAQAHESANKLHTVVTLVEMGRPDEAVKFATQELALSQQLVDRVSDAVGEPALVALLLGKTAEADERGIELTITEETHLPAEALLSPQEMVTVLGNLIDNAMDACDRDDPWVEVTIHQSDESLQIQVADSGPGMDPDTFARARQRGYSTKSGSDAGHQGLGLALVAQIVNRHGGTLSADVTYGSVVTVTIQ comes from the coding sequence GTGGCCGTACTCCCCCGCTCGCTGGCCGGGCAGGCCTTTGCGCTGCAGGCTGCGGTGATCGTGCTGGTGGTGGTGGCCGGCAGTGCGTTGGCCCTGTTCGACGCCAAACGCCACGGCGACGAAGCCGCCCGCCAACAGGTGACGGCGATCGCCGTTGCCCTGGCCGACTCGCCATCCACTGCGGAAGCGATCGAAAGCGGTAACGCCGCACGCGTTCTGCAACCGGTCACCGAGGCCGTTCGCACCAGCACCGACATCGCGTTCATCACGATCATGGCGCCCGACCGCACCCGGTTCACCCACACCAACCCGCAGCAGATCGGCCAGAAATACATCGGCACAATCGAGCCCGCACTACGTGGCGAGACCTACACCGAGGTCTACACCGGCACCCTCGGCCCGTCGGTTCGCACCATCGCACCGGTGCGTAATGAGCGCGGCCAGGTCATCGGCCTGGTCGCCGCCGGCATCACGCTGGAAAGCCTCTCCGCGCGGTGGCGTTCGCAATGGCTGATGATCGTCGGTGTCGGGGCAGGCGCACTGGCGCTGTCCTTCGTCGGCATCTGGGCGATCCGACGGCGCGTCCTGCACCAGACCCACGGCCTCGCGCCCGACGAACTGCGGGTGATGTACGACCACCACGATGCCATCCTGCACTCGGTCTCCGAAGGCCTGATCGTGTTGGACCGCAACGGCGTCGCGCTGGCCAACGACGAAGCCCGACGCCTGCTGGCCCTGCCGGCCGGCCCCATCACACGCGCCGACCTGCCAGAGTTCCTGCGCGGCAACGACCCCGGTGTGCGCGACGAGGTCCGGCTCACCGATGACCGGGTGTTGGTGGTCAACCGATCCCAGGTCAGCGCGTCGGACTCCGAAGTGGTCACGATCCGCGACCGCACCGAATTACAAGGCGCGCTGGGCGAATTGAGTTCGCTGCAGGGTTTCACCGATTCACTGCGGGCGCAGGCCCACGAGTCGGCCAACAAACTGCACACCGTCGTCACACTGGTCGAGATGGGCCGTCCCGACGAGGCGGTCAAGTTCGCCACGCAGGAGCTGGCACTGTCTCAGCAGCTCGTCGACCGGGTCTCTGATGCCGTCGGCGAGCCGGCCCTGGTAGCGCTGCTGCTCGGCAAGACCGCCGAGGCCGACGAGCGCGGCATCGAGCTGACCATCACCGAGGAAACCCACCTGCCCGCCGAAGCGCTGCTGAGCCCACAGGAGATGGTCACCGTGCTGGGCAACCTGATCGACAACGCGATGGACGCCTGCGACCGCGACGATCCCTGGGTCGAGGTGACCATCCACCAGAGCGACGAGAGCCTGCAGATCCAAGTCGCTGACAGTGGCCCGGGTATGGACCCCGACACCTTCGCACGCGCCAGACAGCGCGGCTACTCGACCAAGTCCGGCAGCGACGCCGGACACCAAGGCCTTGGGCTCGCACTGGTCGCACAGATCGTCAACCGGCACGGCGGAACGCTCAGCGCCGACGTCACCTACGGCTCGGTGGTGACGGTGACCATCCAATGA
- a CDS encoding cation:dicarboxylase symporter family transporter, translating to MTTVVDRQGGEDKPEAPKRRDRTHWLYIAVIVAVVGGVIVGLVAPSVGKEVGVLGTMFVSLIKMMIVPVIFCTIVLGIGSVRKAATVGKVGGLAFGYFLVMSTIALGIGLVVGNLLHPGSSLKLSESTAAKGAELAEKAHESGGLMDFIQHIIPTSLFSSLTDGNVLQGLFVALLVGFAIQAMGAKGEPILRGIEHLQRLVFKILAMVLWLAPIGAFGAMANVVGLTGWSAVTNLLTLMLGFYLTCVVFVFGVLGTMLRMVSGVSIFKLVRYLAREYLLIFATSSSESALPRLIAKMEHLGVQQSTVGVVVPTGYSFNLDGTAIYLTMASLFIADALGDPLSVGEQIGLLVFMIVASKGAAGVSGAGLATLAGGLQAHRPELLDGVGLIVGIDRFMSEARAVTNFSGNAVATLLVGSWTKTVDMAKVNGVLSGRDPFDEVTMLDTDHPPAQKEAVAA from the coding sequence ATGACCACGGTTGTGGATCGCCAAGGCGGCGAGGACAAGCCCGAGGCGCCCAAGCGCCGGGATCGCACCCACTGGCTGTATATCGCCGTCATCGTCGCGGTCGTCGGTGGCGTCATCGTCGGCCTGGTGGCGCCCTCGGTGGGCAAGGAGGTCGGCGTTCTCGGGACGATGTTCGTCAGCCTGATCAAGATGATGATCGTTCCGGTGATCTTCTGCACGATCGTGCTGGGGATCGGCTCGGTACGCAAAGCTGCCACCGTCGGCAAGGTCGGCGGACTGGCCTTCGGCTATTTCCTGGTGATGTCGACGATCGCTTTGGGTATCGGCCTGGTGGTCGGCAACCTGCTGCATCCGGGTAGCAGCCTCAAGTTGTCGGAGTCGACGGCTGCCAAGGGTGCCGAGCTGGCCGAAAAGGCGCATGAGTCAGGCGGTTTGATGGACTTCATCCAGCACATCATTCCGACGTCACTGTTCTCGTCGCTCACCGACGGCAATGTGCTGCAAGGCTTGTTCGTGGCGCTGCTGGTCGGGTTCGCCATCCAGGCGATGGGCGCCAAGGGTGAGCCGATCCTGCGTGGGATCGAGCATTTGCAGCGGCTGGTGTTCAAGATCCTGGCGATGGTGTTGTGGCTGGCGCCGATTGGTGCGTTCGGCGCGATGGCGAACGTGGTGGGTCTGACCGGCTGGAGTGCGGTGACCAACCTGCTGACGTTGATGCTGGGCTTTTATCTGACGTGCGTGGTGTTCGTCTTCGGTGTTCTCGGGACGATGCTGCGGATGGTGTCGGGGGTGTCGATCTTCAAGCTGGTGCGCTACCTGGCGCGGGAGTACCTGCTGATCTTCGCGACGTCGTCCTCGGAGTCGGCGCTGCCACGGCTGATCGCGAAGATGGAGCATCTGGGCGTGCAGCAGAGCACCGTGGGTGTGGTTGTGCCGACCGGATATTCGTTCAACTTGGATGGCACCGCGATCTACCTGACGATGGCATCGCTGTTCATCGCCGACGCGCTGGGTGACCCGCTGTCGGTGGGGGAGCAGATCGGTCTGCTGGTGTTCATGATCGTGGCATCCAAGGGCGCGGCCGGGGTGAGCGGAGCCGGGCTGGCGACGCTGGCCGGCGGCCTGCAGGCGCATCGGCCGGAGCTGCTCGACGGCGTCGGCCTGATCGTGGGGATCGACCGGTTCATGTCCGAGGCACGGGCGGTGACCAACTTCTCCGGCAACGCGGTGGCCACTCTGCTGGTGGGTTCGTGGACCAAGACGGTGGATATGGCCAAGGTCAACGGTGTGCTGTCCGGACGCGACCCATTCGACGAGGTGACCATGCTCGACACCGATCATCCGCCGGCGCAGAAAGAGGCCGTCGCGGCCTGA
- a CDS encoding HD domain-containing protein, with amino-acid sequence MSEIIAGMEIPDTAAVAEATLRIREDTSPLIYHHSRRVFFFGQLHAEYLGLRPDPELLYLAAMFHDSGLMKPFSHVEQRFEVDGADHGRAFLLEYGFSAAAADTVWTAIALHTTPGIPERMGPEIAAINLGVLTDVIGLGLDRLDPDQLDHILAAHPRGDFKNEFLMAYFEGQKGRPDTTNGTVNSDVLEHFVPDFRRTTSVERILGSAWPS; translated from the coding sequence ATGTCCGAGATCATTGCGGGGATGGAGATCCCCGACACCGCGGCGGTCGCCGAGGCAACCCTGCGCATACGGGAAGACACCAGCCCGCTGATCTACCACCATTCCCGTCGGGTCTTCTTCTTTGGGCAGCTCCATGCTGAGTACCTGGGGCTGCGGCCCGATCCCGAGCTGCTCTACCTGGCCGCCATGTTCCACGACTCGGGACTGATGAAGCCTTTCTCCCACGTGGAGCAGCGGTTCGAGGTCGACGGCGCCGACCATGGCCGCGCCTTCTTGCTCGAGTACGGATTCTCGGCCGCCGCGGCCGACACCGTCTGGACCGCCATCGCCCTGCACACCACGCCGGGCATCCCGGAACGAATGGGCCCGGAGATCGCCGCCATCAATCTCGGTGTGCTCACCGACGTCATCGGGCTCGGGCTCGATCGGCTCGACCCGGACCAGCTGGATCACATCCTCGCTGCGCACCCACGCGGCGACTTCAAGAACGAGTTCCTCATGGCCTACTTCGAGGGCCAGAAAGGCCGTCCCGACACGACCAACGGGACGGTGAACTCCGACGTCCTGGAGCACTTCGTCCCCGATTTCCGGCGCACCACATCTGTCGAGCGCATTCTCGGTTCTGCGTGGCCGAGCTGA
- a CDS encoding NADP-dependent oxidoreductase — MQAITVRDRDAGIGGLTLTELPYPHAAENDVIVRVHAAGFTPGELEWPATWTDRAGRDRTPSVPGHELSGVVVELGYGTTGLMIGQRVFGFADWARDGSLAEYTAVEARNLAPLAADIDHVVAAALPISGLTAWQGLFVHGGLRTGQTVVIHGAAGGVGSIAVQLAREAGARVIGTGRPYDRDVVLDLGAHSFVDLGDADLSSIGDVDVVLDVIGGDILERSIDLVRPGGAVVTIAAPPKAQPKGGRAVFFVVEPDRAQLEALAQRVREGRLRPRVGTVRQLAETAEAFTRRRGGSGKTIIRVADEQDGDR, encoded by the coding sequence GTGCAAGCTATTACAGTCCGAGACCGTGACGCCGGCATCGGTGGGCTGACCCTCACCGAATTGCCGTACCCGCACGCCGCCGAGAATGACGTCATCGTGCGCGTCCACGCCGCCGGCTTCACTCCTGGCGAGTTGGAGTGGCCGGCCACGTGGACGGACCGCGCCGGCCGCGATCGCACACCCAGTGTTCCCGGGCACGAACTCTCCGGCGTGGTCGTCGAGTTGGGCTACGGCACAACAGGTCTCATGATCGGTCAGCGCGTGTTCGGCTTTGCCGATTGGGCTCGCGACGGCTCACTGGCCGAATACACCGCTGTCGAGGCGCGCAACCTCGCACCGCTGGCCGCCGACATCGATCATGTCGTGGCTGCAGCGCTGCCGATCTCAGGACTCACCGCTTGGCAGGGGTTGTTTGTTCACGGCGGCCTGCGAACCGGGCAGACCGTGGTCATCCACGGTGCGGCAGGCGGCGTGGGATCCATCGCGGTCCAGCTCGCGCGCGAGGCCGGTGCTCGAGTCATCGGAACGGGACGGCCATACGACCGCGACGTCGTGCTCGATCTCGGCGCGCATTCGTTCGTCGATCTTGGCGACGCCGACCTGAGCAGTATCGGCGATGTCGATGTGGTGTTGGACGTCATCGGCGGTGACATCCTCGAGCGTTCTATCGACTTGGTACGCCCCGGCGGCGCGGTGGTGACCATCGCGGCACCACCCAAGGCGCAGCCGAAGGGTGGGCGCGCCGTCTTCTTCGTCGTCGAACCGGACCGCGCCCAGCTCGAGGCGTTAGCTCAGCGCGTGCGAGAGGGACGGCTGCGTCCCCGCGTCGGAACCGTGCGCCAGCTCGCCGAGACCGCTGAGGCCTTCACCCGGCGCCGCGGCGGCTCAGGCAAAACCATCATCCGCGTGGCCGATGAGCAGGACGGGGACCGGTGA
- a CDS encoding cupin domain-containing protein: MRRVLAATGLVTALAATLTLGCGTAGSTPEDSPAQAPSENLTPLFSEGLPNVPGKTFTSAIVTFPPAAHALPHRHGNAFVYAYVLEGAVSSELEGAPAQVYHQGQSWSESPGAHHVATANISDTDEAKLLVVFVAPTGSQLKVEDPQS, encoded by the coding sequence ATGAGACGAGTACTGGCGGCCACCGGCCTTGTGACCGCTCTGGCCGCGACGCTGACCCTTGGGTGCGGCACAGCAGGGTCCACCCCGGAGGACTCCCCGGCGCAAGCGCCGTCGGAGAACCTGACTCCGTTGTTCTCCGAGGGTCTGCCGAATGTACCCGGCAAGACCTTTACCTCGGCGATCGTGACGTTCCCGCCGGCGGCACACGCGCTGCCACACCGGCACGGCAACGCTTTCGTCTACGCCTATGTCCTCGAAGGTGCTGTCAGCAGTGAACTCGAAGGCGCGCCGGCGCAGGTGTACCACCAGGGACAGAGCTGGTCCGAGTCGCCGGGCGCCCACCATGTGGCCACGGCGAACATCAGCGACACCGATGAGGCGAAGCTGCTGGTGGTCTTCGTCGCCCCCACGGGATCCCAACTGAAGGTGGAGGACCCGCAGTCATGA
- a CDS encoding SDR family oxidoreductase, with protein sequence MTVRRVLITGASKGIGRAVADRVARAGNVPVGLARTAPPDFPGEFHTVDFSDVAATASTLESIVSAGRIDAVVNNFGYARWGAIGGIDLDDLLPTYDLNVRVAVQVTQAALPGMQAQNWGRIVNVTSLVTMGTPLRTPYAAAKAALEAATRIWAGELAQSGITVNAVAPGPTETEMYRSRSPVGSPQEAELLRTIPMRRLASPAEIAHAICVLLDEDAGYITGQILRADGGGSICAA encoded by the coding sequence ATGACTGTGCGACGAGTGTTGATCACGGGGGCGTCCAAGGGGATTGGGCGCGCTGTGGCCGACCGGGTGGCGCGAGCAGGTAACGTGCCCGTCGGCCTGGCTCGGACGGCTCCACCTGATTTCCCCGGTGAGTTTCACACGGTCGATTTCTCGGACGTCGCGGCAACGGCGTCCACACTCGAGTCGATCGTGAGCGCAGGGCGCATCGATGCGGTGGTGAACAATTTCGGTTACGCGCGGTGGGGCGCAATCGGGGGCATCGATCTGGACGACTTGTTGCCTACCTATGACTTGAACGTGCGGGTGGCCGTGCAGGTGACGCAGGCGGCGTTGCCCGGCATGCAGGCACAGAACTGGGGTCGGATCGTCAACGTCACCAGCCTGGTGACCATGGGCACCCCACTACGCACCCCGTACGCGGCAGCCAAGGCTGCGTTGGAGGCCGCCACCCGGATATGGGCGGGGGAGTTGGCGCAGAGCGGTATCACCGTCAACGCTGTCGCGCCCGGGCCGACGGAAACAGAGATGTACCGGTCACGCAGCCCGGTCGGATCTCCGCAAGAGGCCGAGCTATTGCGCACGATCCCGATGCGCCGACTGGCTTCCCCAGCAGAGATCGCACATGCCATCTGTGTGTTGCTCGACGAGGACGCCGGCTACATCACCGGGCAGATCTTGCGGGCAGACGGCGGTGGAAGTATCTGCGCGGCTTGA